The Sulfitobacter donghicola DSW-25 = KCTC 12864 = JCM 14565 genome has a segment encoding these proteins:
- a CDS encoding DUF4198 domain-containing protein, producing the protein MFLTRLFSFVSATALLSSAALAHEFWIEPPKFQVQKESPFVAELKNGQKFEGVSQPYFENRTTRLDVSLGKDTTEIIGRMGDRPAIQLPAPAKDGLMIITHEAAPSIVTYREWEKFVNFIQHKDFQQAQATHENRGWAKENFRESYTRHSKSLIAVGHGEGDDRAMGLETEFIALDNPYRDGFDGVFDVSLQYLGTPRRDAQIEIYAKDAAGLVSVSIQRTDAKGIAAIPVKTGHSYLLDAVVLRKAANATTAEAGPIWETLWASMTFAVPDK; encoded by the coding sequence ATGTTTCTCACCCGTCTTTTTTCTTTTGTAAGTGCCACGGCGCTTTTGTCATCCGCGGCTTTGGCCCATGAGTTTTGGATCGAACCGCCAAAGTTTCAAGTCCAAAAAGAAAGCCCTTTTGTCGCGGAGCTGAAGAACGGTCAAAAATTTGAAGGCGTCAGCCAGCCCTATTTTGAAAACCGCACCACGCGGCTGGATGTTTCGCTGGGAAAGGACACAACCGAGATCATCGGCAGGATGGGCGACCGCCCCGCAATCCAGCTTCCTGCCCCTGCGAAAGACGGGTTGATGATCATCACCCACGAAGCGGCCCCCTCTATCGTGACCTACCGCGAATGGGAGAAGTTCGTGAATTTCATCCAGCATAAGGATTTTCAACAGGCCCAAGCGACCCATGAGAACCGCGGTTGGGCCAAAGAGAATTTTCGCGAATCCTACACCCGTCATTCAAAATCCCTGATAGCGGTTGGCCATGGCGAAGGAGATGACCGCGCAATGGGGCTTGAGACGGAATTCATCGCGCTGGACAACCCATATCGCGACGGGTTTGATGGCGTATTTGATGTTTCGTTACAGTACCTTGGAACCCCGCGCAGGGATGCCCAGATCGAGATATACGCAAAAGATGCCGCAGGTCTGGTGAGCGTGTCGATCCAGCGCACCGATGCCAAAGGCATTGCCGCCATACCTGTCAAAACCGGCCACAGCTATTTGTTAGACGCCGTTGTTCTACGAAAAGCCGCAAATGCGACCACAGCCGAGGCTGGCCCGATCTGGGAAACGCTATGGGCCTCAATGACTTTTGCAGTTCCCGATAAATAG
- a CDS encoding PfkB family carbohydrate kinase, which produces MTDTPQILCIGSVLWDVIGRSDAAMRQGSDMPGRITRLPGGVALNIAMALRRFGLSPSLLSAVGRDADGEALIAACNARGLGTDLIYRSDDLPTDQYMAVEGSNGLIAAIADAHSLEAAGDKILRPLEAASEPYTGAIALDGNLTIDLLSQMAQSPLLAQADLRVAPASPGKALRLSPFVQTGRGTLYVNLEEASLLCQMQFDSSQDAAKTLLERGAARAVVTDGGNPATVATPDDIVSQTPPPVSVTRVTGAGDTFMAAHIAAELRGLCAGDALDEALSAAALYVSGETTI; this is translated from the coding sequence ATGACAGATACTCCTCAAATCCTATGTATTGGTTCCGTTCTTTGGGATGTAATCGGGCGATCTGACGCCGCGATGCGCCAAGGTTCTGACATGCCGGGCCGCATCACCCGCCTGCCCGGCGGTGTGGCGCTGAACATCGCCATGGCGCTTAGGCGTTTTGGCCTTTCCCCCAGCCTGCTCAGCGCGGTTGGTCGGGATGCGGATGGCGAGGCCCTGATTGCTGCCTGTAACGCACGTGGGCTTGGCACGGATTTGATCTATCGCTCGGATGATCTGCCGACCGATCAATATATGGCTGTTGAGGGGTCAAACGGTTTGATCGCCGCCATTGCCGATGCCCATTCGCTAGAAGCCGCAGGCGACAAAATCCTGCGCCCGCTGGAAGCTGCAAGTGAACCCTATACAGGTGCTATCGCTCTTGATGGAAACCTGACAATTGATCTGTTGTCCCAGATGGCGCAGAGCCCCCTTTTGGCGCAGGCTGATTTGCGCGTTGCCCCCGCATCCCCGGGCAAGGCGCTGCGCCTTAGCCCTTTTGTGCAAACGGGTCGCGGCACGCTATACGTCAACCTCGAAGAGGCCAGCCTGTTGTGCCAAATGCAATTTGACAGCTCGCAAGATGCGGCAAAAACGCTGCTAGAGCGCGGCGCGGCGCGCGCGGTTGTCACCGATGGCGGCAACCCCGCCACCGTGGCCACCCCCGATGACATCGTCAGCCAAACCCCTCCCCCTGTTTCCGTCACCCGCGTTACAGGTGCGGGTGATACGTTTATGGCAGCCCATATCGCTGCTGAATTACGCGGCCTTTGTGCAGGCGATGCACTGGATGAGGCATTATCCGCCGCAGCCCTTTATGTTTCCGGAGAGACAACCATATGA